In Deltaproteobacteria bacterium, the genomic window CGCAACTTCCCGGTGGCGGTCAAGCGCACGCGCGCGCAATCGCCGCAAAACGGTTTACTGAGTGATTCGATGAATCCGACGCGCGCGCGCGTGCCTTCGATCGCATACGACTGCGCCGGTGCACTGCCGCGTTCCAGCGGGAGCAACCGCCACCGCGCCATGAGCCAATTTCGCACCGTGTCCATCGAAAACCACAGGTCCGGACTCCAGCCCGATCCGCAGAGCGGCATGAATTCAATGAAGCGGACTTCAATGCCGCGTTCCACGGCCAGATCGATCAGCTCGCAGACCTCCGCTTCCGTTACGCCGGCTAACACCACGGAGTTGAGCTTAATCCCGAAGCCAACTGCGCATGCGGCTTCGAATCCTGCCCAGACCTCGCGCAGCGCATCACGCAAGCACACCCACTGGAAGCGGAGCGGATTAAGCGTGTCGAGGCTGATATTGATGCGGCGCAATCCGGCGTCCCACAACGCGTGCGCCTTGCCCGCTAACAACGCCCCGTTAGTCGTGAGGCTCAGGTCTTCCAGTCCCGGCAACGCGGCCAATTGCCGCACGAGAATTTCGATCTCGCTGCGGAGCAGCGGCTCGCCGCCGGTCAGGCGGATTTTACGTCCGCCTAATGCGAGAAAGTTCCGTGCGACGGTTGTGATCTCTTCAAAGCGCAAGACCTCTTTGTGTGGAACCCAACGAATCCCTTCCGGCGGCATGCAATAGCGGCAGCGGAAATTGCAACGATCGGTCACCGAAATCCGCAGATTGTCGATCCGTCGCCCGAAGGTATCGGTCATCGTCATATGATTTGGACTCTACCCGGCCTTATCAACCACGATGAATGCGAACAATCAACAGAGGAAGTGACGCCGATCATGTCTGATATATCGGCTGACTCAGTATGGTGTGTGCACGTCACACGTGGCATTGGGGGAACATCATCATGCACTATGACCTATGTCGGCAACGCGTCCTCAAGTGGCTCGCCAACAGTAGCTTTGCCGTCGCACTTTTCGCGGCGGCTGGTCCGGCACACGCCGACGGCAAGACCCTCTTTCAACAGAAATGCGCGGCCTGTCACAGCATCGGCGGTGGAAAGTTGGTGGGTCCGGATCTGCAAGGCGTCGTCCAGAAACGGGATCGAGCTTGGCTGACACGCTGGATCCGCGAACCGGACGCCATGCTGGCCGAGAAGGATGCGACCGCTGTCGCGCTACTCCAGGAATACAATAATGTCCCGATGCCGAATCTAGGCGTCAGCGAGGCCGACGCGACGGCGATCGTCGCGTACTTGGAAACGACCGGTGGCTCGGCACCGGCACCCACGACGCCGGCACCGGCGCCCGCCACACTGCCGGCACCGACGCGCGACGAAATCACGCTCGGACAAAACCTGTTTCAAGGCACTGTGCGCTTCACCAACGGCGGCCCGTCCTGCATTTCATGCCACCATGTGAAGAATGACGCGGTGATCGGCGGTGGCATTCTGGCCAAGGAATTGACCACGGTCTTCTCGCGGATGGGCGGGCCCGGCGTGCGCGCGATCTTGGGTGGCCCGCCGTTCCCGGTGATGCAAGCCGCGTATCTGGATCGGGCATTCACCGATGAAGAAACCCAGGCACTGGTCGCGTTTCTCCAATACGCCGATCGGGAACACGCGTACCAGCAGCCGCGCGATTACGGTTGGGGGCTGTTCATCGCCGGGGTATGCGGGGTGCTCGTGCTGGCCGGGCTGATTGCGCTGCTCGGATGCCGTCGGAAGAAACAGTCGGTGAATCAGTCGATCTACGACCGCCAAATCAAGTCAGAGTAAGGGAGCGCGACATGGGGTGGATCAAAGACATCATCTCGCCGGAAACGCGGCAATGGGAAGAGTTTTATCGCAATCGGTTCCAACATGACCGAATCGTCCGCAGCACGCACGGCGTGAATTGCACCGGAGGCTGCTCCTGGCAGATCCACGTCAAGGACGGGATCGTGGTCTGGGAGACGCAACAGTTGGACTATCCGCTGCTGGAAGATTCGCTGCCGCCCTATGAACCGCGCGGCTGTCAACGTGGGATCTCTTTCTCGTGGTATCTCTACAGTCCGCTCCGGATCAAATATCCGCTGATTCGCGGCGCGTTGATCGACACCTATCGCGCAGCGAAAGAGCGAACCGGCGATCCGCTGAAGGCGTGGGAGTCGCTGCAACAAGATGCTGAACAACGCGCCCGTTATCAGAACGCGCGCGGTAAAGGCGGATTTCGTCGCACCAGTTGGGCCGAAGTGCTCGAACTGATGGCCGTCGCGAATATCTACACCGCGAAAAAATACGGTCCCGATCGCGTGATCGGATTTTCGCCGATCCCGGCGATGTCGATGTTGAGCTACGCGGCGGGCGGCCGCTTCCTGCAATT contains:
- the moaA gene encoding GTP 3',8-cyclase MoaA, with product MTDTFGRRIDNLRISVTDRCNFRCRYCMPPEGIRWVPHKEVLRFEEITTVARNFLALGGRKIRLTGGEPLLRSEIEILVRQLAALPGLEDLSLTTNGALLAGKAHALWDAGLRRINISLDTLNPLRFQWVCLRDALREVWAGFEAACAVGFGIKLNSVVLAGVTEAEVCELIDLAVERGIEVRFIEFMPLCGSGWSPDLWFSMDTVRNWLMARWRLLPLERGSAPAQSYAIEGTRARVGFIESLSKPFCGDCARVRLTATGKLRLCLFSPLEYDLRPYLYDDAALQSRLQEAIVHKPAGHAAHTVAEWQGETMPRIQVIGG
- a CDS encoding cytochrome c, whose product is MHYDLCRQRVLKWLANSSFAVALFAAAGPAHADGKTLFQQKCAACHSIGGGKLVGPDLQGVVQKRDRAWLTRWIREPDAMLAEKDATAVALLQEYNNVPMPNLGVSEADATAIVAYLETTGGSAPAPTTPAPAPATLPAPTRDEITLGQNLFQGTVRFTNGGPSCISCHHVKNDAVIGGGILAKELTTVFSRMGGPGVRAILGGPPFPVMQAAYLDRAFTDEETQALVAFLQYADREHAYQQPRDYGWGLFIAGVCGVLVLAGLIALLGCRRKKQSVNQSIYDRQIKSE